Part of the Deltaproteobacteria bacterium genome, GCCGGTACGTGGAATCACGACGTCAGCCAGAACATAGCAGCGTTATTACGTCACATCAACGGTGCGCCACCGTTCACTATTCTCGACTTCGGATGCGGACCGGGACGCGACCTCAAAGCGTTCACTGGTCTGGGGCATAGAGCCGTCGGGTTAGATGGCGCAGTACGCTTCGTAACGATGGCGCGTGAAAACACAGGATGTGAAGTGTGGCACCAGGATTTCCTTGCGCTTGCTCTGCCGGACAATCACTTTGATGGGGTCTTCGCGAATGCCTCGCTGTTCCATGTCCCAAGCAGTGAGTTACCTCGGGTGTTACAACAATTGTATGCCACACTGAAGCCTGAAGGGATTTTCTTCAGCTCCAATCCGCGTGGAGATAATTATGAGGGCTGGAGC contains:
- a CDS encoding class I SAM-dependent methyltransferase, whose product is MKQQINLSAISSQTLEHYNQNADDFRAGTWNHDVSQNIAALLRHINGAPPFTILDFGCGPGRDLKAFTGLGHRAVGLDGAVRFVTMARENTGCEVWHQDFLALALPDNHFDGVFANASLFHVPSSELPRVLQQLYATLKPEGIFFSSNPRGDNYEGWSAGRYGAFHDLETWRQYLSDARFVELEHYYRPTGLPRTQQPWLASVWRKA